The Deinococcus koreensis genome window below encodes:
- a CDS encoding TSUP family transporter, translated as MTGPLPDLEPWRWLLAGLAALLIGFAKSGVPGAGILFVPLMVSVFGARLSVGATLPLLLLGDLLGVLIYRAHADVPTLRRLAPWVAGGLGLGAGVLWGLGRAPAGGAWLGPLIGAVILALLGLTLAQRRGWLTWRPQSAASVASVGLLTGLTTMVANAAGPVTGLYLSALGQSARTLVGTSAWLYLLINLGKGALLLLLSLDTSAPPLFTPDTLWANLILAPLVGLGALLGRAFLPRLREDTFTTLLLVLAGVAAVRLLFPG; from the coding sequence ATGACCGGCCCGCTGCCTGACCTGGAGCCCTGGCGCTGGCTGCTCGCCGGACTGGCCGCCCTGCTGATCGGCTTCGCCAAGTCCGGCGTGCCCGGCGCCGGGATTCTGTTCGTGCCGCTGATGGTCTCGGTGTTCGGGGCGCGGCTGTCGGTGGGCGCGACCCTGCCCCTGCTGCTGCTGGGCGACCTGCTGGGCGTGCTGATCTACCGCGCGCACGCCGACGTGCCCACCCTGCGCCGTCTGGCCCCCTGGGTGGCGGGCGGGCTGGGGCTGGGGGCGGGCGTGCTGTGGGGGCTGGGGCGGGCGCCGGCGGGCGGCGCGTGGCTGGGGCCGCTCATCGGGGCGGTGATTCTGGCGCTGCTGGGCCTGACCCTGGCGCAGCGGCGCGGCTGGCTGACGTGGCGGCCCCAGTCGGCCGCCAGCGTGGCCTCGGTCGGCCTCCTGACCGGCCTGACCACCATGGTCGCCAACGCCGCCGGGCCGGTCACGGGCCTGTACCTGAGTGCGCTGGGCCAGTCGGCCCGGACACTGGTGGGCACCAGCGCGTGGCTCTATCTGCTCATCAACCTCGGCAAGGGGGCGCTGCTGCTCCTGCTGAGCCTGGACACATCGGCCCCGCCGCTGTTCACCCCGGACACCCTCTGGGCGAACCTGATTCTGGCACCGCTGGTGGGCCTGGGCGCCCTGCTGGGCCGCGCCTTCCTGCCCCGGCTGCGCGAGGACACGTTCACCACGCTGCTGCTCGTGCTGGCCGGCGTGGCGGCGGTCAGGCTGCTGTTTCCGGGGTAA
- the rph gene encoding ribonuclease PH, with product MSAPHKSAPKLPPRDDRDLLTPRPLIVKRGVNPHAPGSAHLKLGRTEILATVTLEDKPAPHMRGSKEGWLTAEYAMLPRATEDRQARERNLQNGRRHEIQRLLGRALRSSLDLRHFRNQTLYVDCDVLVADGGTRVASILAGHAALHDFCDHLINSGRLSEWPVVHNVGAISVGLVGDQLRVDLDYVEDKVARADLNVVATDTGMIIEVQGGAEEGPLTQTEYVQLLEAGTRAVQDIMVDLGRQLSAIQGL from the coding sequence ATGAGCGCTCCCCACAAGTCCGCCCCCAAACTGCCTCCCCGCGACGACCGCGATCTGCTGACCCCCCGCCCGCTGATCGTCAAGCGCGGCGTGAATCCTCACGCCCCCGGCAGCGCCCACCTGAAGCTCGGGCGCACCGAGATCCTGGCGACCGTCACGCTGGAGGACAAGCCCGCTCCGCACATGCGCGGCTCCAAGGAGGGCTGGCTGACCGCCGAGTACGCCATGCTGCCGCGCGCCACCGAGGATCGCCAGGCCAGAGAGCGCAACCTGCAGAACGGCCGGCGCCACGAGATCCAGCGCCTGCTGGGGCGCGCCCTGAGGAGTTCGCTCGACCTGCGCCACTTCCGCAACCAGACCCTCTACGTGGACTGCGACGTGCTGGTGGCCGACGGCGGCACCCGCGTGGCGAGCATCCTGGCCGGGCACGCGGCGCTGCACGATTTCTGCGACCACCTCATCAACTCCGGCAGGCTCAGCGAGTGGCCGGTCGTCCACAATGTCGGGGCCATCAGCGTGGGCCTGGTCGGCGACCAGCTGCGGGTCGATCTGGACTACGTGGAAGACAAGGTGGCGCGGGCCGACCTGAACGTGGTCGCCACCGACACCGGCATGATCATCGAGGTGCAGGGCGGGGCCGAGGAAGGCCCGCTCACGCAGACCGAGTACGTGCAGTTGCTGGAAGCCGGCACGCGGGCCGTGCAGGACATCATGGTCGATCTGGGCCGGCAGCTCTCGGCCATCCAGGGGCTCTGA
- the ftsH gene encoding ATP-dependent zinc metalloprotease FtsH, producing the protein MRRLNPWLIVLFVLALFLMFSQSSNMTRVSVNYNEFKSLLERGQVERVIIRENNAEVTLKAPTKVAVNGPRGASQIERENFSVRLPGSAATPDSTLINQLEARNVNYRFEAPSQWLGILLNFLPIILLFGMMYFFFMRAQGGQNGVMQFGQSKAKKYGKENRVQTKFTDVAGHEEAKKELIEVVDFLKNPGKYHQIGAEIPKGVLLVGPPGTGKTLLARAIAGEADVPFFSVSASEFMEMFVGVGASRVRTLFEDARKSAPAIMFIDEIDSIGRKRGAGIGGGHDEREQTLNQILSEMDGFDKASNVIVLGATNRPDVLDPALLRPGRFDRQVTIDLPNLKEREAILKVHLRNKPMADGVDVNEVAKSTPYFSGADLKNVTNEAALEAARLSKTQIDMSDFYRALDKITLGLENSSLTISDAEKKAIAYHEAGHAVTAAVIPGSDKLQKVSIIPRGRALGAAFYLPEEQVLMSKERLENQLVVALGGRAAEEVFMGNVTSGAADDFRKATNIARKMVLEWGMGDNFKNMALVTDSGPVFLGEDMTKPKAFSEHTSQLVDEDIKRILNRAFERAREIVSEYRVAMNEVAEALLSQELITGDVVRDAVARVGGAAQPMPQTTA; encoded by the coding sequence TTGAGGCGGCTTAATCCCTGGCTGATCGTGCTGTTCGTGCTGGCACTGTTCCTGATGTTCTCGCAGTCGTCGAACATGACGCGCGTGAGCGTGAATTATAACGAGTTCAAATCCCTCCTCGAGCGGGGACAGGTGGAGCGCGTCATTATCCGGGAGAACAACGCGGAAGTGACCCTCAAGGCACCGACCAAGGTCGCGGTGAACGGCCCACGCGGGGCGTCCCAGATCGAGCGCGAGAACTTCTCGGTGCGGCTGCCCGGTTCGGCGGCCACGCCCGACTCCACGCTGATCAACCAGCTGGAGGCGCGCAACGTCAACTACCGCTTCGAGGCGCCCAGCCAGTGGCTCGGCATCCTGCTGAACTTCCTGCCCATCATCCTGCTGTTCGGCATGATGTACTTCTTCTTCATGCGCGCCCAGGGCGGCCAGAACGGCGTCATGCAGTTCGGGCAGAGCAAGGCCAAGAAGTACGGCAAGGAAAACCGCGTGCAGACCAAGTTCACCGACGTGGCCGGTCACGAGGAAGCCAAGAAGGAACTGATCGAGGTCGTGGACTTCCTGAAGAACCCCGGCAAGTACCACCAGATCGGCGCCGAGATTCCTAAGGGCGTGCTGCTGGTCGGCCCTCCCGGCACCGGCAAGACGCTGCTGGCCCGCGCCATTGCCGGCGAGGCCGACGTGCCCTTCTTCTCGGTCAGCGCCTCCGAGTTCATGGAGATGTTCGTGGGCGTCGGCGCCAGCCGCGTGCGGACGCTGTTCGAGGACGCCCGCAAGAGCGCCCCGGCCATCATGTTCATCGACGAGATCGACTCCATCGGGCGCAAGCGCGGTGCGGGCATCGGCGGCGGCCACGACGAGCGCGAGCAGACCCTGAACCAGATCCTGTCCGAGATGGACGGCTTCGACAAGGCCAGCAACGTGATCGTGCTGGGCGCCACCAACCGCCCCGACGTGCTCGACCCCGCCCTGCTGCGCCCCGGCCGTTTCGACCGCCAGGTGACCATCGACCTGCCGAACCTCAAGGAGCGCGAGGCGATCCTCAAGGTGCACCTGCGCAACAAGCCCATGGCCGACGGCGTGGACGTGAACGAGGTCGCCAAGAGCACGCCCTACTTCTCGGGCGCCGACCTCAAGAACGTGACCAACGAGGCTGCGCTGGAAGCCGCCCGCCTGAGCAAGACCCAGATCGACATGAGCGACTTCTACCGCGCTCTGGACAAGATCACGCTGGGCCTGGAGAACAGCTCGCTGACCATCAGCGACGCCGAGAAGAAGGCCATCGCCTACCACGAGGCCGGACATGCCGTCACGGCGGCCGTGATCCCCGGCTCCGACAAGCTCCAGAAGGTCTCCATCATCCCGCGTGGCCGGGCGCTGGGCGCCGCCTTCTACCTGCCCGAAGAACAGGTGCTGATGAGCAAGGAGAGATTGGAGAACCAGCTCGTGGTGGCCCTGGGTGGCCGCGCGGCCGAGGAGGTCTTCATGGGCAACGTGACCTCGGGCGCCGCCGACGACTTCCGCAAGGCGACCAACATCGCCCGCAAGATGGTGCTGGAGTGGGGCATGGGCGACAACTTCAAGAACATGGCGCTGGTCACCGATTCCGGCCCCGTGTTCCTGGGCGAGGACATGACCAAGCCCAAGGCCTTCTCCGAGCACACCTCGCAGCTCGTGGACGAGGACATCAAGCGCATCCTGAACCGCGCCTTCGAGCGGGCCCGCGAGATCGTCTCCGAGTACCGCGTGGCCATGAACGAGGTCGCCGAGGCCCTGCTGAGCCAGGAACTGATCACCGGCGACGTGGTGCGCGACGCGGTGGCGCGGGTCGGCGGCGCGGCCCAGCCGATGCCCCAGACGACCGCCTGA
- a CDS encoding ferredoxin, translated as MPHIITSPCIGTKDQACTEVCPVECIYDAGDMFLIHPDECIDCGACVPACPVSAIFPEEDVPAGEESFIERNRVHFGL; from the coding sequence ATGCCGCACATCATCACCAGCCCCTGCATTGGCACCAAGGATCAGGCCTGCACCGAAGTCTGCCCCGTGGAGTGCATCTACGACGCCGGGGACATGTTCCTGATCCACCCCGACGAATGCATCGACTGCGGCGCCTGCGTGCCCGCCTGCCCGGTCAGCGCCATCTTCCCCGAGGAGGACGTGCCGGCCGGCGAGGAGAGCTTCATCGAGCGCAACCGCGTGCACTTCGGCCTCTAA
- a CDS encoding sensor histidine kinase produces the protein MRLTLRARLALWAALATGVAVVLVAAGLFIAVNTFLRQAQVERLLSATSAVQDRVENALNRPPDELGLDELLSGTLSQQELERISDADPQTRNMELRLVRVGPRGQIVTVTGTPRFPPNVPVNLRVQLYQSGTILIADRVLRGGNAILTVVTDARVLGDAQRAFTRALTWLLPLALLISLAVGWTVAGRLLRPVRTLENAARTVGDSGDLRRPLPGAGQGDELSRLALTLQGSFTRLADARDREQAFLRAAAHDLRSPLTALTARVEGTLAYDRDAERYRADLREIGTDITRLSTLANHLLLLARDPAALGRAPVPLRDLAADAVDRARELAPDADVDLHAPQEVTVSGDRILLGQAIWNLTTNAVRHAPGATVSVRVDTDGGLARVTVHDDGPGVPAGVLARLGEAFYRPEESRSGEGHGLGLALARRAAELHGGTLRLESAEGQGFTATLEVPVERRAVSEM, from the coding sequence ATGCGCCTGACCCTGCGCGCCCGGCTGGCGCTGTGGGCCGCGCTGGCGACCGGCGTGGCGGTGGTGCTGGTGGCGGCGGGGCTGTTCATCGCGGTGAATACCTTCTTGCGCCAGGCCCAGGTCGAGCGCCTGCTGAGCGCCACCAGCGCCGTGCAAGACCGGGTAGAAAACGCCCTGAACCGCCCCCCCGACGAGCTGGGCCTCGACGAACTGCTCTCCGGAACGCTCTCGCAGCAGGAGCTGGAGCGCATCTCGGACGCCGATCCGCAGACCCGCAACATGGAACTGCGCCTCGTGAGGGTCGGCCCACGGGGGCAGATCGTCACCGTGACGGGCACACCCAGATTTCCGCCGAACGTGCCCGTGAACCTGCGCGTGCAGCTGTACCAGTCCGGCACCATCCTGATCGCCGACCGGGTGCTGCGCGGCGGCAACGCCATCCTGACGGTCGTGACCGATGCCCGCGTGCTGGGCGACGCACAGCGGGCCTTCACGCGCGCCCTGACCTGGCTGCTGCCGCTGGCGCTCCTGATCTCGCTGGCGGTGGGCTGGACGGTGGCGGGCCGGCTGCTGCGCCCGGTACGGACGCTGGAGAACGCCGCGCGCACGGTGGGCGACAGCGGCGACCTGCGCCGCCCCCTGCCCGGCGCGGGACAGGGCGACGAACTCTCCCGCCTGGCCCTGACCCTGCAGGGCAGTTTCACGCGCCTGGCCGACGCCCGCGACCGCGAACAGGCCTTCCTGCGGGCCGCCGCGCACGACCTGCGTTCACCGCTGACTGCCCTGACCGCCCGCGTGGAGGGCACCCTGGCCTATGACCGCGACGCCGAGCGCTACCGGGCCGACCTGCGTGAGATCGGCACCGACATCACCCGGCTGTCCACGCTGGCCAACCACCTGCTGCTGCTGGCCCGCGACCCCGCCGCGCTGGGCCGCGCCCCCGTGCCCCTGCGCGACCTGGCCGCCGACGCGGTTGACCGGGCCCGCGAACTCGCTCCCGACGCTGACGTGGATCTGCACGCCCCGCAGGAGGTCACGGTGTCTGGCGACCGCATCCTGCTGGGGCAGGCCATCTGGAACCTGACCACCAACGCCGTGCGGCACGCGCCGGGGGCGACCGTGAGCGTCCGGGTGGACACAGACGGCGGCCTGGCCCGCGTGACCGTCCACGACGACGGCCCCGGCGTGCCGGCCGGGGTACTGGCCCGGCTGGGCGAGGCCTTCTACCGCCCGGAGGAGAGCCGCTCCGGCGAGGGTCACGGCCTGGGGCTGGCGCTGGCCCGCCGGGCCGCCGAACTGCACGGGGGGACGCTCCGGCTGGAGAGTGCGGAGGGGCAGGGCTTCACGGCCACCCTGGAGGTGCCGGTGGAGCGGAGGGCTGTCTCGGAGATGTGA
- a CDS encoding DoxX family protein, producing the protein MSVTGFIGRALLSSVFIRNGLDHLQNPEPIVRAARGAEVPEPELAVKINSGVMVGAGALLALGVAPRLMSTALAASLVPTTVIGHPFWDKQGKERSQQQVQFLKNLALFGALLYITGQD; encoded by the coding sequence ATGAGCGTGACAGGATTTATCGGCCGGGCCCTACTTTCGAGCGTCTTTATCCGCAACGGGCTGGATCACCTGCAGAACCCTGAACCGATCGTGCGCGCGGCGCGCGGCGCCGAGGTGCCCGAGCCCGAACTGGCGGTCAAGATCAATTCCGGTGTCATGGTGGGTGCCGGCGCCCTGCTGGCCCTGGGCGTGGCCCCCCGCCTGATGAGCACCGCCCTGGCCGCCAGTCTGGTGCCCACCACCGTGATCGGCCACCCCTTCTGGGACAAGCAGGGCAAGGAGCGCTCGCAGCAGCAGGTGCAGTTCCTGAAGAACCTCGCGCTGTTCGGCGCGCTGCTGTACATCACCGGGCAGGACTGA
- a CDS encoding histidine phosphatase family protein, whose protein sequence is MKLVLVRHGESAGNTEQVFRGPGSQSDALTERGQAQARALGEHLRTLGLLTPRIYASTYRRAQDTAQAIAGALRGEVAVLDGLQEVDCGTWVGRSYRDLHDHRAEVLDRTGAPAFPGGETAAGVGRRMWQAIEPVLSPHETAVVVSHGFALQALLIVLLGADPAAAWADGRFTHENAAYSVLRQVDGEWTVAELAQVAPPI, encoded by the coding sequence ATGAAGCTGGTGCTGGTGCGCCACGGCGAGTCGGCCGGCAACACCGAACAGGTGTTCCGGGGGCCGGGCAGCCAGAGCGACGCTCTGACCGAACGGGGGCAGGCGCAGGCCCGCGCGCTGGGCGAGCATCTGCGGACGCTGGGGCTGCTCACGCCCCGCATCTACGCCAGCACCTACCGCCGCGCCCAGGACACCGCGCAGGCGATCGCCGGGGCGCTGCGCGGCGAGGTCGCGGTGCTGGACGGGCTGCAGGAGGTGGACTGCGGCACCTGGGTGGGCCGCTCGTACCGCGACCTGCACGACCACCGCGCCGAGGTGCTGGACAGAACCGGCGCCCCGGCCTTTCCCGGAGGCGAGACGGCCGCCGGGGTCGGGCGGCGCATGTGGCAGGCCATCGAACCCGTGTTGAGCCCACATGAGACGGCGGTCGTCGTCTCGCACGGCTTCGCCCTGCAGGCCCTGCTCATCGTGCTGCTGGGCGCCGACCCCGCCGCCGCCTGGGCCGATGGCCGCTTCACGCACGAGAACGCGGCGTATTCGGTGCTCCGCCAGGTCGACGGCGAATGGACGGTGGCGGAACTGGCTCAGGTCGCGCCACCGATCTGA
- a CDS encoding NTP transferase domain-containing protein, whose translation MNQGEVRWSAVVLGGGDPGDAFAAAHGVKVKPLIPICGEPMALHVLRALRGSGRIGRVAYVGPTTPALHELIDVRVTDHGTLLSNLEAGVEALSAGVRPGERVLVVTADVPMITAQQVQDVLDSAPLDAGLVYPVVRREVVEAAYPGVKRTYARVRDGTFTGGNLFILDPALIGRFLPRLREVLAARKAPLRLAALIGPGILAQLLTGRLTVEALEARVSAILGVRARALITPHASVGTDVDKDADLTLAEAQLSTQTA comes from the coding sequence ATGAATCAAGGCGAAGTGCGCTGGAGCGCCGTGGTGCTGGGCGGTGGCGATCCTGGCGACGCCTTCGCGGCGGCCCACGGAGTCAAGGTCAAACCCCTCATTCCCATCTGCGGTGAACCGATGGCGCTGCATGTGCTCCGTGCCCTGCGCGGCAGCGGGCGGATCGGGCGCGTCGCCTACGTGGGGCCGACCACCCCCGCGCTGCACGAGCTGATCGACGTGCGCGTGACCGACCACGGCACCCTGCTGAGCAATCTGGAGGCCGGGGTCGAGGCGCTCAGTGCGGGCGTGCGCCCCGGCGAGCGCGTGCTGGTGGTGACCGCCGACGTGCCCATGATCACCGCCCAGCAGGTGCAGGACGTGCTGGACAGCGCGCCCCTGGACGCCGGACTGGTCTACCCGGTGGTGCGCCGCGAGGTGGTCGAGGCCGCGTATCCCGGCGTGAAACGCACCTACGCGCGGGTGCGCGACGGGACGTTCACGGGCGGCAACCTGTTCATCCTCGACCCGGCGCTCATCGGCCGCTTCCTGCCCCGGCTGCGCGAGGTGCTGGCGGCCCGCAAGGCTCCGCTGCGGCTGGCCGCGCTGATCGGGCCGGGCATCCTGGCGCAGCTGCTCACCGGCCGCCTGACCGTGGAGGCGCTCGAGGCCCGGGTCTCGGCCATCCTGGGGGTCAGGGCGCGGGCGCTGATCACCCCCCACGCCTCGGTCGGGACAGACGTCGACAAGGACGCGGACCTGACGCTCGCGGAGGCCCAGCTGAGCACCCAGACCGCCTGA
- a CDS encoding response regulator transcription factor — protein MRLLFVEDDPRIAEPTVAALREAGYGVTWERTGDAGLEAAMLGDYPLVVLDVMLPGLGGFEIARQLRAGGVESAVLFLTARGELGDRVQGLDLGGDAYLVKPFAMPELLATLRALSRRERGQGAPVLAFGGGRGRLDTVARTVSWDGQEVAVTGREYALLDVLSQSPERWFTREELLDRVWGPEFGGEPRIVDVYIRYLRRKLAPEAIASERGRGYRVEK, from the coding sequence ATGAGACTGCTGTTCGTCGAGGACGACCCCCGGATCGCCGAACCGACCGTGGCGGCGCTGCGCGAGGCCGGCTACGGCGTGACCTGGGAGCGCACCGGAGACGCCGGCCTGGAGGCGGCCATGCTGGGCGACTACCCGCTGGTGGTGCTGGACGTGATGCTGCCGGGCTTGGGCGGCTTCGAGATCGCCCGCCAGCTGCGCGCCGGGGGCGTGGAGTCCGCCGTGCTGTTCCTGACCGCGCGCGGCGAACTGGGCGACCGCGTGCAGGGCCTCGATCTGGGCGGCGACGCCTACCTCGTCAAGCCGTTCGCCATGCCCGAGCTGCTGGCCACACTGCGCGCCCTCTCGCGGCGCGAACGCGGACAGGGGGCGCCCGTCCTGGCCTTCGGTGGCGGCCGGGGGCGGCTCGACACGGTGGCCCGCACGGTCAGCTGGGACGGCCAGGAGGTCGCCGTGACCGGCCGCGAGTACGCGCTGCTGGACGTGCTCTCGCAATCCCCGGAACGCTGGTTTACCCGCGAGGAACTGCTCGACCGCGTGTGGGGGCCGGAATTCGGCGGCGAACCGCGCATCGTGGACGTCTATATCCGCTACCTGCGCCGCAAACTGGCCCCCGAGGCCATTGCCAGCGAGCGCGGCCGGGGCTACCGGGTCGAGAAATGA
- the murI gene encoding glutamate racemase, with protein sequence MSSAAPIGVMDSGVGGLSVLAELRRSLPAEDWLYLGDTAHMPYGARPDDEIRELTNRAVSALHARGVKAVVVACNTASAFSLDHLRARFELPIIGLVPAVKPAVEATRSGVVGVLATPGTLRGTLLRDVIERFAVPAGVRVLQAVSTELVPLVEAGQAQGARAREVLREVLTPLARAGADQLVLGCTHYPFLAGSIRAEFGETLTLVDSGAAVARHTRRVLEGAGLLNDRDDAGQVTYLVTGSAEALRPVIATLSTENGHNGGHIPSAPPEAPRIESIQT encoded by the coding sequence ATGAGCAGCGCGGCGCCCATCGGGGTCATGGACAGTGGTGTGGGTGGCCTGAGCGTGCTGGCCGAGTTGCGGCGTTCACTGCCGGCCGAAGACTGGCTCTATCTGGGCGATACCGCCCACATGCCCTACGGCGCGCGCCCCGACGACGAGATCCGCGAGCTGACGAACCGGGCGGTCTCGGCGCTGCACGCACGCGGCGTCAAGGCGGTGGTGGTGGCCTGCAACACGGCCTCGGCCTTCAGTCTGGATCACCTGCGCGCCCGCTTCGAGCTGCCGATCATCGGGCTGGTGCCGGCGGTCAAGCCGGCGGTGGAGGCCACGCGCTCCGGGGTGGTGGGCGTACTGGCCACGCCCGGCACCCTGCGCGGCACGCTGCTGCGCGACGTGATCGAGCGCTTCGCCGTGCCCGCCGGGGTGCGGGTGCTGCAGGCGGTCAGCACCGAGCTGGTGCCGCTGGTCGAGGCGGGGCAGGCGCAGGGCGCGCGGGCGCGGGAGGTGCTGCGGGAGGTGCTGACCCCGCTGGCCCGGGCCGGGGCCGATCAGCTCGTGCTGGGCTGCACGCACTACCCCTTCCTGGCCGGGAGCATCCGGGCCGAGTTCGGCGAGACCCTCACGCTGGTCGACAGCGGCGCGGCGGTCGCCCGGCACACCCGGCGCGTGCTGGAGGGCGCGGGACTGCTCAATGACCGGGACGACGCGGGCCAGGTCACCTACCTCGTGACCGGGAGCGCCGAGGCGCTGCGGCCCGTGATCGCCACCCTGAGCACCGAAAACGGGCACAATGGAGGGCACATCCCGTCGGCGCCCCCAGAGGCGCCGAGAATCGAGTCCATCCAGACATGA
- a CDS encoding MFS transporter: protein MTDTAVPLTAAPLSARELLKLANFQRLWLAHLVSQFGSTLTSLALIIVVNALTHSTAAVAGMALAVTVPQVVFGLVAGVFVDRLDRQRIMVVSDLLRGLLVLGFIPAALGGHLWALYALGFVQAALGTLFMPARSALMPTLIPEGGLLAANALMHSGRIAAAALGAAVVGLVVGFLHTTWPVFLVDGLTFLAAAALVAGIRQSTPDGAAQRGAGPGFLAELREGLRVIGRSRALTGILIAVGVGELGLGATQVLYAPFLDRELRVSVGWLGGVELAMTLAMVLSSALVTVLAARLSARLLGPAAMVVAGLSLALVSRLTGIWQVLPNEVLLGLAAAPMQTAMSTIFQTSTAPQVRGRVGSVLGTVSGTASALSIAAAGVLGDRVGLRGSFLLMGGVTVGAGLLSAWLFREREAAPGVVTPGPLT from the coding sequence ATGACTGACACCGCCGTGCCCCTCACCGCTGCGCCCCTGAGTGCCAGGGAACTCCTGAAGCTGGCGAACTTCCAGCGTCTGTGGCTGGCCCACCTGGTCTCCCAGTTCGGCAGCACCCTGACCTCGCTGGCCCTGATCATCGTGGTGAACGCCCTGACGCACTCCACAGCCGCCGTCGCGGGCATGGCGCTGGCGGTCACGGTGCCTCAGGTCGTGTTCGGGCTGGTGGCGGGCGTGTTCGTGGACCGCCTCGACCGCCAGCGCATCATGGTCGTCAGTGATCTGCTGCGCGGACTGCTGGTGCTGGGGTTCATCCCGGCGGCGCTCGGTGGGCACCTGTGGGCGCTGTACGCCCTGGGCTTCGTGCAGGCGGCGCTGGGCACGCTGTTCATGCCGGCCCGCAGCGCCCTGATGCCCACCCTTATCCCGGAGGGTGGGCTGCTGGCTGCGAACGCCCTGATGCACTCCGGCCGGATCGCGGCGGCCGCCCTGGGCGCCGCCGTGGTGGGCCTCGTGGTCGGGTTCCTGCACACCACCTGGCCGGTGTTCCTGGTCGACGGCCTGACCTTCCTGGCCGCCGCCGCCCTGGTCGCGGGCATCCGGCAGAGCACCCCGGACGGTGCGGCCCAGCGCGGCGCCGGCCCCGGCTTCCTGGCCGAGCTGCGCGAGGGGCTGCGCGTGATCGGGCGTTCCCGCGCCCTGACGGGCATCCTGATCGCCGTCGGGGTGGGGGAGCTGGGCCTGGGGGCCACGCAGGTGCTCTACGCGCCGTTTCTCGACCGCGAACTGAGGGTCTCGGTGGGCTGGCTGGGCGGCGTGGAACTGGCGATGACGCTGGCGATGGTGCTCTCCAGCGCTCTGGTCACGGTGCTGGCCGCCCGCCTCAGCGCCCGGCTGCTGGGGCCGGCGGCCATGGTCGTCGCGGGCCTGTCGCTGGCGCTGGTCTCGCGCCTGACCGGCATCTGGCAGGTGCTGCCCAACGAGGTGCTGCTGGGACTGGCCGCCGCGCCCATGCAGACCGCCATGTCGACCATCTTCCAGACCTCCACGGCGCCGCAGGTGCGCGGCCGGGTCGGATCCGTGCTGGGCACGGTGTCCGGCACGGCCAGCGCCCTGTCGATCGCGGCGGCCGGCGTGCTGGGCGACCGGGTGGGGCTGCGCGGGTCGTTCCTGCTGATGGGCGGCGTGACGGTGGGGGCCGGCCTGCTGTCGGCCTGGCTGTTCCGGGAGCGGGAGGCGGCGCCGGGGGTGGTCACACCCGGGCCGCTGACCTGA
- a CDS encoding magnesium transporter CorA family protein: MLTYYRSIGGKLTTLDGYTDGCWINAADPTPEELARVSRETGLELDYLSYPLDPDERSRFEREDGQLLMIMQTSYRLPEESDIPYDTVPLGILHTDHCIVTVCALPENPVVKDVLSGLVRRVSTVKKNRLTLQLFLRNAQRFLIDVRQINKRVDAIEDKLENSQQNRELLNLLKLEKSLVYFMTGLKANEAMMERVKRDRIFEMYEEDSDLLDDVLIENLQAIEMASIASNILTSMAGAFASVISNNVNQVVKVLTVTTILVAIPTLVTSIFGMNVPVPFHDDPNGIWIVLAIAVALAGTLALTFYRLRVL; encoded by the coding sequence GTGCTGACCTACTACCGCTCCATCGGCGGGAAGCTGACCACCCTGGACGGCTACACCGACGGCTGCTGGATCAACGCCGCCGACCCCACCCCCGAGGAACTGGCCCGCGTGAGCCGCGAGACCGGCCTGGAACTCGATTACCTGTCCTATCCCCTCGACCCGGACGAGAGATCGCGCTTCGAGCGCGAGGACGGGCAGCTGCTGATGATCATGCAGACCAGCTACCGCCTCCCCGAGGAGAGCGACATCCCCTACGACACGGTGCCGCTGGGCATCCTGCACACCGATCACTGCATCGTGACGGTATGCGCGCTGCCCGAGAATCCGGTCGTCAAGGACGTGCTGAGCGGGCTGGTGCGGCGGGTCAGCACGGTCAAGAAGAACCGCCTGACGCTGCAGCTCTTTCTGCGCAACGCCCAGCGCTTCCTGATCGATGTGCGGCAGATCAACAAGCGCGTGGACGCGATCGAGGACAAGCTGGAGAACTCGCAGCAGAACCGCGAGCTGCTGAACCTGCTGAAGCTGGAAAAGAGCCTGGTGTACTTCATGACCGGCCTGAAGGCCAACGAGGCCATGATGGAGCGGGTCAAGCGCGACCGCATCTTCGAGATGTACGAGGAAGACAGCGACCTGCTCGATGACGTGCTGATCGAAAACCTGCAGGCCATCGAGATGGCGAGCATCGCCAGCAACATCCTGACCTCCATGGCCGGGGCGTTCGCCAGCGTCATCAGCAACAACGTCAATCAGGTCGTCAAGGTGCTGACGGTCACGACCATCCTGGTGGCGATTCCCACGCTGGTCACCAGCATCTTCGGCATGAACGTGCCGGTGCCCTTCCACGACGATCCCAACGGCATCTGGATCGTGCTGGCGATCGCCGTGGCGCTGGCGGGCACGCTGGCCCTGACCTTCTACCGGCTGCGCGTGCTGTGA